One part of the Silurus meridionalis isolate SWU-2019-XX chromosome 26, ASM1480568v1, whole genome shotgun sequence genome encodes these proteins:
- the mid1ip1b gene encoding mid1-interacting protein 1-B — MMQICDSCNQKHSLFSAMTRFIGAVNNMDQTVMVPSLLRDVPLDDDDGGGCGDAEINDRQATANANGVHPVPVAYYRTGDMYGYYVLLKSIRNDIEWGVLPGDERRKEPARLEPDTGDLEQLFRFHLKGLHAVLGELTRKADTLTDRYKREIGIGGCGL; from the coding sequence ATGATGCAAATCTGCGACTCGTGCAACCAAAAGCACTCGTTATTCAGCGCGATGACGCGCTTCATCGGCGCCGTGAACAACATGGACCAGACGGTGATGGTCCCCAGCCTGCTGCGGGACGTGCCCCTGGACGATGATGACGGCGGAGGCTGCGGCGACGCGGAGATAAACGATCGCCAGGCGACCGCCAACGCGAACGGCGTGCACCCGGTACCGGTCGCGTATTACCGCACGGGCGACATGTACGGCTACTACGTGCTGCTCAAGTCCATCCGCAATGACATCGAGTGGGGCGTGCTGCCTGGGGACGAGCGCCGCAAGGAGCCCGCGCGCCTCGAGCCGGACACCGGGGACCTCGAGCAGCTCTTCCGCTTCCACCTCAAAGGTCTTCACGCAGTCCTCGGCGAGCTCACGCGCAAGGCCGACACGCTCACGGACCGCTACAAGCGCGAGATCGGCATCGGCGGCTGCGGGCTCTGA